A section of the Aerosakkonema funiforme FACHB-1375 genome encodes:
- a CDS encoding photosystem II protein, Psb35-related, producing MTILIALLIVGWVAAAAIGTQAYFRGEQSKPIHERNWRSESFEKLSESITGSKIDYSDRVPAFSVDAYGSNNLPN from the coding sequence ATGACTATTCTGATTGCACTATTGATCGTCGGTTGGGTTGCTGCTGCTGCGATCGGTACTCAAGCTTACTTCCGAGGCGAGCAGTCCAAGCCAATTCACGAAAGAAACTGGCGCTCTGAGTCTTTTGAGAAACTATCCGAAAGTATTACCGGCAGCAAGATAGACTATAGCGATCGCGTTCCTGCCTTCAGCGTGGATGCTTATGGCAGCAACAACTTGCCGAACTAA
- a CDS encoding nucleoside hydrolase: MIDVIWDMETGDPDDFLTLLLLIGHPEVNLKAVTITPGSPQQIGLVRKALALFNRDIPVGAHHKEHPKPCVSKWHTDVYGDIPTSQDAENGGEVLRRYCDSNTTLITGGPLKNLGAAIKLNFQVDRWIAQGGFAGEGVVPSALQLDKFKGMTTCPTYNLNGDSKSALAALSYDGIRVKKFVSKNVCHRVYYDRKMHDIFQSVKHKSLSLALIWKGMDAYLRHHPDGKKLHDPLAACCAIDESIATWAEVEIYREKGQWGARLSPGSGTWIIIDYNPEKFISTLTAY, from the coding sequence ATGATAGATGTAATTTGGGATATGGAAACCGGCGACCCCGATGACTTCCTTACCTTATTGTTGTTGATCGGACACCCGGAAGTTAACCTCAAAGCTGTTACCATCACCCCAGGTTCACCCCAACAGATCGGACTGGTAAGGAAAGCATTGGCTCTATTTAATAGAGATATCCCAGTCGGAGCCCATCACAAAGAACACCCTAAACCCTGTGTTTCCAAATGGCACACAGATGTTTATGGAGATATTCCAACTTCCCAAGATGCAGAAAATGGTGGCGAAGTTTTGCGGCGATATTGTGACTCGAACACTACTTTAATTACAGGTGGCCCGCTGAAAAATTTGGGAGCTGCCATTAAATTAAATTTTCAAGTCGATCGCTGGATTGCCCAAGGTGGATTTGCCGGCGAAGGTGTAGTACCATCAGCACTTCAACTAGACAAATTCAAGGGAATGACAACTTGTCCCACTTACAACCTCAACGGCGATTCAAAATCTGCTTTGGCAGCACTTTCTTATGACGGTATTAGGGTGAAAAAATTTGTGTCTAAAAACGTTTGCCATCGCGTTTACTATGACCGAAAAATGCACGATATTTTCCAATCTGTCAAACATAAAAGTTTGTCTCTCGCTTTGATATGGAAAGGTATGGATGCCTATCTGCGTCATCACCCCGATGGTAAAAAATTACACGATCCTTTAGCTGCTTGTTGTGCTATTGACGAGTCGATCGCGACTTGGGCAGAAGTAGAAATATACCGAGAAAAAGGCCAGTGGGGAGCCAGATTATCTCCCGGTTCCGGAACTTGGATTATTATAGACTACAACCCAGAAAAATTTATCTCTACTTTGACGGCATATTAA
- a CDS encoding FmdB family zinc ribbon protein → MPTYDYFCASNNQKVEVRHSIHEKLTTWGELCKLAQCDPGETPLDTPVQRLISVPSLLVPTSNSDYKSAGLTKLVKRDSGVYENVTT, encoded by the coding sequence ATGCCCACCTACGATTACTTTTGTGCAAGTAACAATCAAAAAGTTGAAGTTCGCCACAGTATTCACGAAAAACTTACCACTTGGGGCGAGTTGTGTAAGCTCGCTCAATGCGACCCAGGCGAAACGCCACTCGATACACCTGTCCAGCGCTTGATTAGCGTACCAAGCTTGCTCGTTCCAACATCAAATAGCGACTACAAGAGTGCGGGATTAACCAAGCTGGTGAAACGAGACTCTGGAGTCTATGAAAACGTCACCACCTAG